From Streptomyces sp. NBC_01426, a single genomic window includes:
- a CDS encoding MarR family winged helix-turn-helix transcriptional regulator, with protein sequence MSSRSGADLALLLLGSYRNLVDEVVRELATRGYPDARPSHEYAIRAIRSGADSASDLARRLAITKQAAAKTIAALVERGYVATETDPADTRRKNIRITDHGIGLITESTAIFDEVRARWEVRLGAAELAELETQLAQFVGDSPINLDAPGWAAGQELR encoded by the coding sequence ATGTCCTCACGATCCGGCGCCGATCTCGCCCTGCTGCTCCTGGGCAGCTATCGCAATCTGGTGGACGAAGTGGTCCGGGAGCTGGCGACCCGGGGATACCCCGACGCCCGGCCGTCGCACGAGTACGCGATCCGGGCCATCCGATCCGGCGCCGACAGCGCCTCGGACCTGGCCCGCAGACTCGCCATCACCAAGCAGGCCGCGGCGAAGACGATCGCCGCGCTCGTCGAACGCGGGTACGTCGCCACCGAGACCGACCCCGCCGACACCCGCCGCAAGAACATCCGGATCACCGATCACGGGATCGGGCTGATCACCGAGAGCACGGCGATCTTCGACGAGGTGCGGGCCCGCTGGGAAGTGCGTCTGGGCGCCGCCGAACTCGCCGAGCTGGAAACGCAGCTCGCCCAATTCGTCGGCGACTCGCCCATCAACCTCGACGCTCCGGGCTGGGCGGCAGGACAGGAACTGCGCTAG
- a CDS encoding tyrosine-type recombinase/integrase — MRSLATAAFLVAAYYLLPMDSAFTATTVLMLLGGIAAVTGLLAWQIYQITLAPRPGLKAMEAMAINGSRELLEWWLQGPRWEFDDHLDEPGAPLFPSERRDPGGRCKRVGTSAIRGAMAEAVQCHLPRWVGRATPHALRHFAASDLYAQGMNVVAVQELLGHRWINTTMIYVHVNKTHIEDAWISAGQRVASRFTG; from the coding sequence GTGCGTTCGCTGGCAACGGCGGCATTCCTGGTGGCCGCCTACTATCTGCTGCCCATGGACTCGGCCTTCACGGCCACCACCGTCCTCATGCTCCTCGGTGGTATCGCGGCTGTGACGGGGCTCCTGGCCTGGCAGATCTACCAGATCACACTCGCTCCACGGCCCGGGCTGAAGGCCATGGAGGCCATGGCGATCAACGGCTCGCGGGAGCTTCTCGAATGGTGGCTCCAAGGCCCGCGGTGGGAGTTCGACGACCACCTCGACGAACCTGGTGCACCGTTGTTCCCCTCCGAGCGCCGCGACCCCGGCGGGCGGTGCAAGCGCGTGGGCACGAGCGCGATCCGGGGCGCGATGGCGGAGGCGGTGCAATGCCACCTCCCCCGCTGGGTCGGCCGCGCCACCCCGCACGCGTTGCGGCACTTCGCCGCGTCGGATCTGTACGCGCAGGGCATGAACGTCGTCGCTGTCCAGGAGCTGCTCGGGCACCGCTGGATCAACACCACGATGATCTACGTCCACGTCAATAAGACCCACATCGAGGACGCCTGGATCTCTGCCGGCCAGCGGGTCGCGTCCAGGTTCACCGGATAG
- a CDS encoding alpha/beta fold hydrolase yields MTSSFVTASPAVAGVTHHTAEVNGTTLHYVSAGDTGSPILLVHGWPESWWAFRDVIPLLAATHRVFAVDLRGFGDSGIADGDHDLATMAEDLHRLVAHLGVGPVHVTCQDISGGPVFAFAATHPGDVLSFTGVETTLPGYGWEMLADVRNGGFWHVGFLAAPGIPELFLAGRERVMLDWAVSVMTMVPGGVTEADLDEFARTYARPGGWRGTEGLYRSSLTGGDRMRALAESRPLTVPVLAVDGINAPFTERTMRQVAGDVTAVTIPDVGHFVAQEAPAAFATAVSDFVDRVDRSR; encoded by the coding sequence ATGACCAGCTCTTTCGTGACCGCCTCGCCCGCCGTGGCGGGCGTCACGCACCACACCGCCGAGGTCAACGGCACCACGTTGCACTACGTCTCGGCGGGCGACACCGGCTCCCCGATCCTGCTGGTGCACGGGTGGCCGGAGTCCTGGTGGGCCTTCCGCGACGTCATCCCGCTGCTCGCCGCCACCCACCGGGTGTTCGCCGTCGACCTGCGCGGCTTCGGCGACTCCGGCATCGCCGACGGCGACCACGACTTGGCCACCATGGCGGAGGACCTGCACCGGCTGGTCGCCCACCTCGGCGTCGGGCCCGTGCACGTGACCTGCCAGGACATCAGCGGCGGGCCGGTCTTCGCGTTCGCGGCCACGCACCCCGGCGACGTCCTCAGCTTCACCGGCGTCGAGACCACCCTTCCGGGGTACGGCTGGGAGATGCTGGCCGACGTGAGGAACGGCGGCTTCTGGCACGTGGGATTCCTGGCCGCCCCGGGAATTCCGGAGCTGTTCCTGGCCGGCCGCGAGCGAGTGATGCTCGACTGGGCCGTCTCGGTGATGACGATGGTGCCGGGCGGGGTCACCGAGGCCGACCTCGACGAGTTCGCCCGCACCTACGCGCGGCCGGGCGGCTGGCGCGGCACCGAGGGGCTCTACCGTTCCTCCCTGACCGGCGGCGACCGGATGCGGGCACTGGCCGAGTCGCGGCCGCTGACCGTTCCCGTGCTCGCCGTCGACGGCATCAACGCCCCCTTCACCGAGCGGACGATGCGCCAGGTCGCCGGCGACGTCACCGCTGTCACGATCCCGGACGTCGGGCATTTCGTCGCGCAGGAGGCGCCCGCCGCCTTCGCCACCGCGGTCAGCGACTTCGTCGACCGCGTCGACCGGAGCCGCTGA
- a CDS encoding MFS transporter codes for MRKWGPLIAVCLGACILLVDVTIVNVALPSMARDLGASFASLQWVIDAYALALAALLLAAGAFADRYGHRRAYVGGLALFAVASLVCGFAPDTGVLIAARAVQGIGGAAMFATAPALLLASYQGPDRGTAFGLWGATNGAAAAAGPLLGGVLTQRISWPVIFWINLPVAVVAIVLTRRLMAADRPAAVGRKNRIDLPGAATFSVAAGALVYGLIRGSDDGRGSPGTLVSYAVAALALVAFVVVEHRTAHRGETPILDLALLRNASFAGLLTGGLLLQASAFGCLALVSLWLQSLAGLAPIGAGLALTPLAAASFLVSAVTGRHIQRLSPRLPIGLGLLLVAAGMLLLRAGMSEGASATSLTWGLVVTGLGVGLGTPVLVSAATSAVPRQRAGMAGGAINTARQLGMTLAIAVLGAVFASDVATTLTDGELPHAADAADALASGQANEVIASAPAGHREAVADLAHQAFAAGLDRVFLLSALAAAVGAVAVLLLVRTAPGSGRTSEAAGKVSTPART; via the coding sequence ATGCGTAAGTGGGGACCGCTCATAGCGGTCTGTCTCGGCGCGTGCATCCTGCTGGTGGACGTCACCATCGTGAACGTGGCGCTGCCCAGCATGGCCCGTGACCTCGGCGCGTCCTTCGCGTCGCTGCAGTGGGTCATCGACGCCTACGCGCTGGCTCTGGCGGCGCTGCTGCTCGCCGCCGGCGCTTTCGCCGACCGCTATGGGCACCGGCGAGCCTATGTGGGCGGGCTCGCACTGTTCGCCGTGGCCTCGCTCGTGTGCGGCTTCGCTCCCGATACCGGCGTGCTCATCGCAGCCCGGGCTGTGCAGGGTATCGGCGGAGCCGCCATGTTCGCCACCGCTCCCGCTCTGCTGCTCGCCTCCTACCAGGGGCCGGACCGCGGTACGGCCTTCGGGCTGTGGGGTGCGACCAACGGGGCCGCAGCGGCGGCGGGTCCGCTGCTGGGCGGCGTCCTGACGCAGCGCATCAGCTGGCCCGTGATCTTCTGGATCAACCTGCCCGTCGCGGTCGTAGCCATCGTTCTGACCCGGCGCTTGATGGCTGCCGACCGGCCGGCCGCGGTCGGCCGGAAGAACCGCATCGACCTCCCCGGGGCCGCGACCTTCAGCGTGGCCGCCGGCGCCCTCGTTTACGGACTCATCCGCGGGTCCGACGACGGCCGGGGCTCGCCTGGCACCCTTGTCTCCTACGCTGTCGCCGCGCTCGCCCTCGTGGCCTTCGTGGTGGTGGAACACCGCACGGCCCACCGCGGCGAAACCCCGATACTGGACCTGGCGCTGCTGCGCAACGCCTCCTTCGCCGGGCTGTTGACCGGCGGGCTTCTCCTGCAGGCCAGCGCCTTCGGCTGCCTAGCGCTCGTGTCGCTGTGGCTGCAGTCCCTGGCCGGACTCGCTCCCATCGGGGCGGGACTCGCTCTGACCCCGCTCGCGGCCGCGTCGTTCCTCGTCTCGGCTGTGACCGGCCGGCACATCCAGCGGCTCTCCCCGCGCCTGCCCATCGGGCTGGGTCTGCTGCTGGTGGCGGCGGGCATGCTCCTGCTGCGCGCCGGCATGTCGGAGGGCGCGAGCGCGACATCGCTCACCTGGGGGCTGGTCGTCACCGGTCTCGGGGTAGGCCTGGGCACGCCCGTCCTTGTCTCCGCCGCCACCTCCGCCGTGCCGCGGCAGCGCGCCGGCATGGCGGGCGGAGCCATCAACACGGCGCGCCAACTGGGCATGACCCTGGCCATCGCGGTCCTCGGCGCCGTCTTCGCGAGCGATGTTGCCACCACGCTGACAGACGGCGAGCTGCCGCACGCCGCCGACGCCGCCGACGCCTTGGCCTCGGGCCAGGCGAACGAGGTGATCGCCTCCGCACCGGCCGGGCACCGCGAGGCGGTGGCGGACCTCGCCCACCAGGCTTTCGCCGCTGGTCTTGACCGCGTCTTCCTCCTCTCGGCCCTGGCCGCGGCCGTCGGCGCCGTGGCCGTACTGCTCCTGGTCCGTACGGCACCCGGCTCCGGCCGTACCTCCGAGGCCGCAGGCAAGGTATCCACCCCTGCGCGGACGTGA
- a CDS encoding Lrp/AsnC family transcriptional regulator: protein MKTYLDSPDRVGHYLTDEDLALAHALQLNGRASFTEIAAVLGVSDQTAARRFTRLRTTGKLRVLGLTDPFRLGDLSWFVRVRCTPDASASIGSALARRTDTTWVNLTSGGTETMAAVRTRGPGLEEPFLVQKLPRTPRVVDVSAHCVLHVFFGQDLGFINKSGPLTDAQVAALTPRPPDGGWTAGSEPVVLDDRDRLLLDLLARDGRAPVGELAAATKLSESTVRRRINDLHAEGVLYFDVDYHPDVLHRKLRIALWLEIDPARLVEAGEALAAHPEVSFAAAVTGATNLYASIQVESAQLLYRYLTQTVSGLPGLRHTVTTPIHRTLKGPGPYPLPPELQLSVL from the coding sequence GTGAAGACGTATCTCGACAGTCCCGACCGTGTGGGGCACTACCTCACCGATGAAGACCTGGCCCTGGCACACGCCCTCCAGCTCAACGGCCGCGCCTCCTTCACCGAGATCGCGGCCGTGCTCGGCGTCTCCGACCAGACCGCGGCTCGCCGCTTTACCCGCCTGCGCACCACCGGGAAACTGCGCGTGCTGGGTCTGACCGACCCGTTCCGGCTGGGGGACCTGTCATGGTTCGTGCGCGTGCGGTGCACTCCGGACGCATCCGCCTCCATCGGCTCGGCACTGGCCCGACGCACGGACACCACCTGGGTCAACCTCACCTCGGGGGGAACGGAGACGATGGCCGCGGTTCGCACCCGCGGCCCCGGCCTGGAGGAGCCCTTCCTGGTGCAGAAGCTGCCCCGCACCCCCCGGGTGGTCGACGTCTCCGCGCACTGCGTCCTGCATGTGTTCTTCGGCCAGGACCTCGGCTTCATCAACAAGAGCGGACCGCTGACCGACGCGCAGGTCGCCGCGCTGACCCCGCGGCCACCGGACGGCGGGTGGACAGCCGGATCGGAACCCGTCGTGCTGGACGACCGCGACCGACTGCTGCTCGACCTGCTGGCCCGCGACGGAAGGGCCCCGGTGGGTGAACTGGCCGCGGCCACCAAGCTGTCCGAGTCCACAGTGCGCCGCCGCATCAACGATCTACACGCCGAAGGCGTGCTGTACTTCGACGTGGACTACCACCCCGACGTCCTGCACCGAAAGCTCAGGATCGCGCTCTGGCTGGAGATCGACCCCGCGCGGCTGGTCGAGGCAGGCGAGGCCCTGGCGGCGCATCCCGAGGTGTCCTTCGCCGCGGCGGTGACCGGCGCGACGAACCTGTACGCGAGCATCCAGGTGGAGTCGGCGCAACTCTTGTACCGCTACCTGACCCAGACTGTGTCCGGACTGCCCGGACTGCGGCACACAGTGACCACGCCCATCCACCGAACCCTCAAGGGCCCGGGCCCATACCCGCTGCCACCGGAACTACAACTGAGCGTGTTGTGA
- a CDS encoding sensor histidine kinase — MTATVSSTPARPDRAPFRHELYPYRGEDQYLSGTLDYIHEALEADEAVVVAVPSDKTSLLRGELADETAVTFVDTTTAGPDPGRYIAAWSAWMNERGEGGRPVRGIGETAWRQARSAAHLSELRYHEWLMNRAFARSSTWSMLCPYDAADEDQDALRSLSRCHPQIRRDGRHAPNEDYLTGGEYSFDALAAPCDPFQELSYTHGDLAAIRSKVSPCAADAGVPEDRLPKLAVSVTEIATNSIRHGGGHGTLRTWVQNATFLCEFRDSGYIPDAMTGRIRPEANQIGGRGLWLAHQLCDLVEIRSTPDRGTTIRLHVDAPQRGECLFGPAEGGRQVGDDGAPPRQVRREIGHVFYSMSECSPPPERTPMDTPAPPRPTLAALWQVILTDCQVILTGVVGRLSVRSAYGKLARDRGPRDPERPGHPCDQGIP; from the coding sequence CTGGACTACATCCACGAGGCACTGGAAGCCGACGAGGCAGTGGTCGTCGCGGTCCCCTCGGACAAGACCTCACTCCTGCGCGGCGAACTCGCCGACGAAACCGCCGTCACTTTCGTCGACACCACGACGGCCGGCCCCGACCCCGGCCGATACATCGCCGCCTGGTCGGCATGGATGAACGAACGAGGCGAAGGCGGCAGGCCTGTGCGGGGCATCGGCGAAACCGCCTGGCGCCAAGCGCGCAGCGCCGCGCACCTCTCGGAGCTCCGCTACCACGAATGGCTGATGAATCGGGCCTTCGCACGCAGCTCCACCTGGTCGATGCTGTGCCCCTACGACGCCGCCGACGAGGACCAAGACGCGCTGCGATCACTGTCGCGCTGCCACCCGCAGATCCGCCGCGACGGGCGGCACGCGCCCAACGAGGACTACCTCACCGGCGGGGAATACTCCTTCGACGCCCTGGCCGCCCCGTGCGATCCCTTCCAGGAGCTGAGCTACACGCACGGCGACCTGGCCGCGATCCGCTCGAAGGTCTCCCCGTGCGCCGCCGACGCCGGCGTCCCCGAGGACCGCCTACCCAAGCTCGCCGTCTCCGTCACCGAGATCGCCACGAACAGCATCCGCCACGGCGGCGGCCACGGCACCCTGCGCACCTGGGTCCAGAACGCGACGTTCCTCTGCGAATTCCGCGACTCCGGCTACATCCCCGACGCGATGACCGGCCGCATCCGCCCCGAAGCGAACCAGATCGGCGGCCGCGGCCTGTGGCTCGCACACCAGCTCTGCGACCTCGTCGAAATCCGCTCCACCCCCGACCGGGGAACCACCATCCGCCTACACGTGGACGCCCCACAGCGAGGCGAGTGCCTCTTCGGCCCGGCCGAGGGCGGCCGGCAGGTAGGTGACGACGGTGCGCCGCCGCGCCAGGTCAGGCGGGAGATCGGACACGTGTTCTATTCTATGTCCGAGTGCAGCCCCCCACCAGAACGGACCCCGATGGACACACCCGCCCCGCCGCGCCCCACACTGGCTGCCCTCTGGCAGGTGATCTTGACCGATTGCCAGGTGATATTGACCGGCGTGGTCGGACGCCTGTCAGTACGGTCAGCCTATGGAAAACTAGCCAGAGACCGTGGACCACGAGATCCTGAGCGGCCGGGTCATCCATGCGATCAAGGCATACCGTGA
- a CDS encoding helix-turn-helix domain-containing protein, with protein MKWSLRLAAAQRDIWKSSQLQSMLADAGLMISAGKMSNLWSGQPVTIRLDDLDVICEVLGREPNDLLVPEPEKARAQRPTSAPAPVAVAGERPRIERRSGRTEPPL; from the coding sequence ATGAAGTGGAGCCTCCGGCTGGCCGCCGCGCAGCGTGACATCTGGAAGTCCTCGCAGTTGCAGTCGATGCTCGCCGACGCAGGCCTGATGATCAGCGCTGGGAAGATGTCTAACCTCTGGTCTGGTCAGCCGGTCACGATCCGTCTGGACGACCTCGACGTCATCTGTGAGGTCCTGGGCCGCGAGCCCAATGACCTACTGGTCCCGGAGCCGGAGAAGGCGCGCGCCCAGAGGCCGACGAGCGCTCCCGCACCTGTGGCGGTTGCCGGTGAGCGTCCCAGGATCGAGCGCCGATCCGGCCGTACGGAACCGCCGCTGTGA